The sequence below is a genomic window from Bombus huntii isolate Logan2020A unplaced genomic scaffold, iyBomHunt1.1 ctg00000061.1, whole genome shotgun sequence.
AGCGAACAGTTGCCGGACTTCGCTCGTTCTTTCAGTTCATTTCCGAACGTCTTTCGATCAGCATATCGGGTCTCCTCTTTCATCTCCGTTGCCTTTCAAAATCTAAAATCATAATTGAGACTTTGCTGCTCGAACTATGGAAGGGGAAAACGTGAATGACGGGTAAGATTGTTCCTGCGTTCTgtcagaaaataatttcctgTTTGTGGGAGAGGAAAGGAGCATTGTAATTGGAATTACAGAATGTGAAACATCAAAGGAACTGCCGAATGACATTTATTTCAAAGACTAGAAGACTGAAAACTTTGTTATACGACTTTTATACTGCTACGCCTGGAAATCAAGGATGGATTCTGTTTCAGCGAAATGAAGGACGAGAAGAGTAACTCTATATTGCCCACTGAAGCGACTCGATTGAGACCAAGATTGGAAAGTTTCGATGATGTTCTGCCGTATGTCGGTGACTACGGGAGATATCAATGGCTGTTGTTATTGTCGTTACTACCTTATGGCGCGACGTACGCGTTTCTGTATTTCTCGCAATTTTTCATTACGATTATTCCCACGGAACACTGGTGCAGGATAGACGAATTAGTAAACTCGAATTTCACCGAAGAAGAGAGGTAAGTATGTATaatgaaggaaagaaagaaaaggagataTACGTAGCAACGAAAGCTCCTTTAAACTTTGAACGATATTTTTGATTGTTCGTAGAAAGTGACTTTAAAATATTGTGAAAAATATGCGAGATATCGCGATTTCTGGAATTTCTCGAATTTTCGaacatttcgaaaattattagaaaatattgtagaaaaatttcacgataagaTACAAGATATTTTTGGATTACTCTGTCTGGACTTTGgttcttattttaataattaaaatgatcaATCATCTATCGTATGGGATGTTTAGGATTAAGATAGCGATTCCAGTGACGAACGTTTATCCTTATTACGAACAATGTCAACGGAAGGACGTAAACTTCACAGAGCTGTTGAAGAGCGATAAGAGCCTGAGCTCATCGGGCTTCCAAACAAACAAAACGATAAAATGTACTCAATGGGAGTATAATTTTACGCAGATTCCATATCCTAGTATAGGAACTGAGGTGAAGTATTCACATCGTTGTCTGAATCGCATGCTTCGAAATTCTTACACTTCTGCTGCGTTCTTTGGGTCATTTCCGATCTAATCTAACCTTGTTATAGTAAATTTCATAAGTTTAAAGAAAGTATAAGACGATAATTGTTAGTACGGATAATTCCTCGTTCCGATTTTACGCGAACGTTTTTTTCAGAGCATAAAGAACTCTTTCATTCATCGAACTGCGAGCAGAatcgagatataaaaattcgaagacCGCAGCaggattaaaattatattctgaaaaatatgaatctgGTTTTTCGCTGACTAACTCTTAACCTTGGTGATTAGCTAGAATGGGTATGCGACCGAGAATACCTCGTATCAACGGCGCAGGCCATCTTCTTCTGCGGATCCATCATCGGTGGTTTCCTAGTCGGTTGGATCGCCGATCACAAGGGTCGTATCCCAGCTTTAATGTTCTGCAATGGTATCGCCCTTTTTGCCTCCATTTTCACTGCCAGCGCAAATAGTTTTTGGTCATTCGCCGTCTGTAGGTTTCTCACTGGACTGGCGTTCGATAACTGTATCAACATTCCTCTGATTATCGGTAAGCCTTCTACGAAGTAGAAAGTGCGAGAGGTTCGACCGATAAGCCAATGTTTCAGTCACGCGAGAGATAACGTTAGTATGAAGTCAATGTTTCTATTACGTGAAAGATGATGTTGCGTGAGAAATTTTTGATGAATTGTtcctcgaagataattttGACGTTACTGTACTCGATTGAACTATACGGTTCGAGTTCTTGATTCAAGAGCTTTTGCCACCACCAGAGATGAATATATTGATTTTGTTATTGTTAAAGatcgtttcatcgattttcATGTCGTCGAGGATAGTTATATCTTGATATTCTTAAATCGAGTTATAcaaggtggttggtaattggtggtacaagcggaaagaagtcgaaaatatagaatacaaatttttttttttaattcttccatcgagacaacgatctacagtgagatccgttataacgagacgcgataaagtgcacgcgtatcgagcgaaaattcaaagtcgattttctcgaaaacaaagcctcgaacgaaaaacgtttattctatattttcgacttcttttttcgcgtagaatcaccccctttccgcttgtaccatcagttaccaaccactctgtatattcgttcgaaatgaaaattatcacAAAATTTTCAACACGTAATTCGTTTAAATACGTTAGAAGCAAAACACGTGTATTATGTAGCGCTTTTTGTTATACGGACCAGCTCAAACTCGGAAAATTCACGTTTGCAGAGTAAACggattaatttaaaatcggaattatatttataatcttaCAATTATCCTACAACTACATCGCAGTGGCCAGTACAATTTTACCATGGATAGCCTATTATATCGCGAACTGGAGATATTTTACTTACGTTACTGCCATACCGCTGTTATCTGTCGCTATCACACCGTGGATTCTTCCCGAGAACGCCCGGTAAGTAAACTCCTAATCGTTCGATTATTCGAATTCTCAACTTGCGCTTTgagatttatgcaaatttacttATCGATCCATATCACTCGTATTTGCTCTGTTCAAGCTGGTACGTTTCCAACGGGATGATGGACAAGGTTGTTGAGAAACTACGGAGAATAGCTAGGATCAATCGTAGAAATCCAGACTCGCGTATTTACGATATATTAGTTGTAAGTTCGATCAAATAGAATTCTAGAAAGCTTACGCGAAATCATACGGTACAGTACTTGAATCTGTGCTGACAGATATATTTGATTCACGTCGAAAACACACAGACTCGCGAATGTATTTTAACATGCATAGACAggttttaaaaatgaaacgcgatgaaaaatgaaatatgaaatgaaactTGACTGTCGCGATTCCATTGTGGTATTATATCGATCTCGTACAAAATTTGAAGTAAATCTGggaatttatatagaaattataaaatatttacaatttacaagTACAATCGGGGATAAAAATAAGCTGCTATAGTTAATGGAAATAGATGTGAAGAAAGTATAATCAAATTAGTATCAGCCTCATATACttgagttttatttattatatttccttCTAATAATATGCAGATAGTTCAGCAAATgattgaaatgaatttttacattttctccaCTAATCCACTTAGTTTTGTTCCCGACTGTATTTCGGATCAGAAAAGTATTTAATCAACCAACCAcccattatattaataaatctcgATATCAAAAGCCATGCCGACTAATTCCATAAAACAGAATGCAAAGTGCCACTGTTCGTGCTATCTATTAATGACGAatacaatgaaaataaaatttcttttcagtGTGTTATGAATTTTGAACTGTGTAAGGGCTAAAGGCACGACTCGTATTATATCTTTCGTTAATTATTCTCGAAATAAATTCTTGCAGAGTAACATGGAGGCACCGGACAAAATTCAAGAATCAGCGACGCTGCTCGATCTGTTCAAAACGCCACGGTTGGCGAGAAACACTATTCTTCTAGTTGCATTCTGGCAAGTATAAGATACGAGTTCATGTTGCGATAAAACCTTCATAAATAACCGATACAATCTTGTAGGTGTTTTACCCTGATCTCGTTCGACGATCACGTGTATTCATTAAAACTTATCCAGAGCTCGGTGTTCGTGTCGTTCTCGATCGCCTGTGCCACAGAACTTCCAGCTGGGTTATTACTCGCCCTGTTGCTCGACCGATGGGGTCGTAGACTCTGCGGATTTCTCACGATGGCAATGACCTGTGTACTCAGTATCGCTGAACTTATGCTGCATTccagtaaatatatcgatctgtttattaaagtaaaattaaaacgattatAATGACGTATTATTGAGAAAAATCTGAAATTAAGTTGATGATGAatgtaaaagaattttggCAAC
It includes:
- the LOC126875977 gene encoding carcinine transporter-like isoform X2, translating into MEGENVNDGEMKDEKSNSILPTEATRLRPRLESFDDVLPYVGDYGRYQWLLLLSLLPYGATYAFLYFSQFFITIIPTEHWCRIDELVNSNFTEEERIKIAIPVTNVYPYYEQCQRKDVNFTELLKSDKSLSSSGFQTNKTIKCTQWEYNFTQIPYPSIGTEVKYSHRCLNRMLRNSYTSAAFFGSFPI
- the LOC126875977 gene encoding carcinine transporter-like isoform X1, with product MTVLLLLSTPVTVKPIACVEMKDEKSNSILPTEATRLRPRLESFDDVLPYVGDYGRYQWLLLLSLLPYGATYAFLYFSQFFITIIPTEHWCRIDELVNSNFTEEERIKIAIPVTNVYPYYEQCQRKDVNFTELLKSDKSLSSSGFQTNKTIKCTQWEYNFTQIPYPSIGTEVKYSHRCLNRMLRNSYTSAAFFGSFPI
- the LOC126875977 gene encoding carcinine transporter-like isoform X3 encodes the protein MKDEKSNSILPTEATRLRPRLESFDDVLPYVGDYGRYQWLLLLSLLPYGATYAFLYFSQFFITIIPTEHWCRIDELVNSNFTEEERIKIAIPVTNVYPYYEQCQRKDVNFTELLKSDKSLSSSGFQTNKTIKCTQWEYNFTQIPYPSIGTEVKYSHRCLNRMLRNSYTSAAFFGSFPI
- the LOC126876016 gene encoding organic cation transporter protein-like; its protein translation is NYIAVASTILPWIAYYIANWRYFTYVTAIPLLSVAITPWILPENARWYVSNGMMDKVVEKLRRIARINRRNPDSRIYDILVSNMEAPDKIQESATLLDLFKTPRLARNTILLVAFWCFTLISFDDHVYSLKLIQSSVFVSFSIACATELPAGLLLALLLDRWGRRLCGFLTMAMTCVLSIAELMLHSMLAKLVMSILSRFCLNMAANVGLQYAAELLPTPVRSQGVSFIHIFGIVAHSLAPYITDSAAIWEGFPMLIISTVSFFGAALVLFLPETVGQNLPQTIKQGEEFGRDQHFWSLPCYHKTHFNGHQHYHSCER